The Oryza glaberrima chromosome 9, OglaRS2, whole genome shotgun sequence genome includes a window with the following:
- the LOC127784790 gene encoding pentatricopeptide repeat-containing protein At4g01400, mitochondrial-like, which yields MFCWAGAYTSTPPSSSFGSHLPVRAHAITAAPMLPSPPAPPPISPARLHKLVTSQTDPLLALELVTVTAPTTAPHPSTLHALALRLSRRREHLPHALALLRRLPSPPSPRILLPLLLSALRLRRQPHLFLSTFNSLFVSGPSPLPLHPELLLRLLSVLSSTASYFPCALHLLRDVSTRLPLPEPLVLASHNLLIEAAARSGHLAVSISLFHRLRSLHVSPNAETYRILTQSLCRRGQVRTAANLLDEMLHRGIPADPLAYTTVLNALCRKKQLREAYRLLCLMRGREVSPDIVHYNTVIVGMCREGRPLDACKVFRDMRESGCAPNAVAYTAVVNRLCVSGLYDKAEAYLDDMLGKGLLPHFSVFHSVIKGCCAVGKVNEAAGMMTRMLDLGMVPHAETWSSVIRSVCSDEDNVEVVLLQVMKGIKHLSNINSRSTWT from the coding sequence ATGTTTTGTTGGGCCGGAGCCTACACCAGTACACCACCATCTTCCTCGTTCGGTTCCCATCTCCCAGTTCGAGCCCACGCCATCACGGCCGCGCCGATGCTCCcgtcgccaccggcgccgccgccgatctcgcCGGCGCGGCTGCACAAGCTCGTGACCTCCCAGACGGACCCGCTCCTCGCGCTCGAGCTCGTCACCGTCACCGCGCCGACCACCGCGCCCCACCCGTCGACGCTCCACGCGCTCGCGCTccgcctctcccgccgccgcgaacACCTCCCCCACGCGCTCGCGCTCCtgcgccgcctcccgtcgccgccctccccgcggatcctcctcccgctgctcctctccgcgctccgcctccgccggcagcctcacctcttcctctccacctTCAACTCCCTCTTCGTCTCCGGCCCCAGCCCGTTGCCGCTCCACCCCGagcttctcctccgcctcctctccgtTCTCTCTTCCACCGCTTCCTACTTCCCGTGCGCGCTGCACCTCCTCCGCGACGTCTCCACCCGCCTTCCCCTCCCCGAGCCGCTCGTCCTCGCCTCGCACAACCTGCTCATCgaagccgccgcccgctccggcCACCTCGCCGTGTCAATCTCCCTCTTTCATCGCCTCCGCTCCCTCCATGTGTCTCCCAACGCCGAGACATACCGCATCCTGACCCAGTCACTATGCCGCAGGGGCCAGGTCCGCACTGCAGCCAacctgctcgacgaaatgctcCACAGGGGCATCCCTGCTGACCCCCTGGCATACACCACCGTGCTGAACGCGCTCTGCCGTAAGAAGCAGCTTCGAGAGGCTTACCGCTTGCTGTGCCTCATGCGAGGCCGTGAGGTCTCACCTGACATTGTACATTACAACACGGTCATCGTCGGAATGTGCCGTGAGGGACGGCCACTGGATGCCTGCAAGGTGTTCAGAGATATGAGGGAGAGTGGGTGCGCGCCAAATGCGGTGGCATATACTGCGGTGGTCAATAGGTTGTGTGTGAGTGGATTATATGACAAGGCAGAGGCATACCTTGATGATATGTTGGGCAAAGGGTTACTACCACATTTCTCTGTGTTCCATTCAGTGATTAAGGGATGCTGTGCAGTTGGGAAGGTCAATGAGGCTGCAGGGATGATGACTCGAATGCTTGATCTTGGAATGGTTCCACATGCTGAGACCTGGAGTTCAGTGATCAGGAGTGTTTGTAGTGATGAGGATAATGTCGAGGTGGTTTTGTTGCAAGTGATGAAAGGAATAAAGCACCTCTCAAACATAAATTCAAGGAGTACTTGGACATGA